One window of Streptomyces sp. SUK 48 genomic DNA carries:
- the ftsE gene encoding cell division ATP-binding protein FtsE, which translates to MIRFDNVSKVYPKQTRPALRDVSLEVEKGEFVFLVGSSGSGKSTFLRLVLREERCSHGQVHVLGKDLARLSNWKVPQMRRQLGTVFQDFRLLPNKTVAENVAFAQEVIGKSRGEIRKSVPQVLDLVGLGGKEDRMPGELSGGEQQRVAIARAFVNRPKLLIADEPTGNLDPQTSVGIMKLLDRINRTGTTVIMATHDQNIVDQMRKRVIELEKGRLVRDQTRGVYGYQH; encoded by the coding sequence GTGATCCGATTCGACAATGTCTCCAAGGTCTACCCCAAGCAGACCCGTCCCGCACTCAGGGATGTCTCCCTGGAAGTGGAAAAGGGCGAGTTCGTCTTCCTCGTGGGGTCCTCCGGCTCCGGAAAGTCCACTTTTCTGCGGCTGGTCCTCCGTGAGGAGCGGTGCAGTCACGGCCAGGTGCACGTGCTGGGCAAGGACCTCGCCCGCCTCTCCAACTGGAAGGTGCCGCAGATGCGCCGCCAGCTGGGGACCGTCTTCCAGGACTTCCGCCTGCTGCCCAACAAGACGGTCGCGGAGAACGTGGCCTTCGCGCAGGAGGTGATCGGCAAGTCCCGCGGCGAGATCCGCAAGTCCGTGCCCCAGGTGCTCGACCTCGTCGGCCTCGGCGGCAAGGAGGACCGGATGCCCGGCGAGCTGTCCGGCGGTGAGCAGCAGCGGGTGGCCATCGCGCGCGCGTTCGTCAACCGGCCCAAGCTGCTGATCGCCGACGAGCCCACCGGCAACCTCGACCCGCAGACCTCCGTCGGCATCATGAAGCTGCTCGACCGGATCAACCGGACGGGCACCACCGTCATCATGGCGACGCACGACCAGAACATCGTGGACCAGATGCGCAAGCGCGTCATCGAGCTGGAGAAGGGCCGCCTCGTCCGCGACCAGACCCGCGGCGTCTACGGCTACCAGCACTGA